The Mycolicibacterium aurum genome segment GGACCATCGGCGCGGCTGAACTCCGCGAGTTGGAGCCGCACGTCCGCGGCGTCGCCGCACTGCACTCCCCCTCGACGTCGATCGTCGACTTCGCCGAGGTGACCCGCTCACTGGCCGCCGACGCGGCGTCCGACGGCGCGGAGATCCTGCTCGGTCACGAGGTCACCGGCATGCGGCTTCGGGCGACGCAGGTGGTGGTCAGCTGGCGCACCGCCGAGGGCGCAGGCGAGCAGGCGTACGACCGGGTGATCGCCTGCGGCGGTCTGCAGAGCGACCGGCTCGCCGAGATGGCGGGCGACGGACCGGATCCGGTGATCATGCCGTTCCGCGGCGAGTACTACGCCCTCAAGCCTCACCGGCGCGGACTCGTCAACGGTCTGGTGTATCCGGTGCCCGACCCCCGCTATCCCTTTCTCGGCGTTCATGTCACGCCGCGCGTGGACGGTGAGGTGCTGATCGGTCCGAACGCCGTGCTGGCGCTGGCGCGTGAGGGCTACACCTGGAAGAACGTGTCGCCGTCGGATCTGGCATGCATCGCACGCACACCGGCGTTCTGGCGATTCGCGCGCCAGCACTGGCGGACCGGTATCAGCGAGATGGCCGGCTCGCTCAGCAAGAAGCGGTTCGTCGCGGCGGCCCGCGCCTACGTTCCCGAACTGGCCGATGACGACGTGGTGCCCGGCACCGCGGGGGTCCGCGCCCAGGCACTCGATGCCGACGGCGGGCTGGTCGACGATTTCCGCATCAGCGTCCGTGACCGCATCGTGGTGCTGCGCAACGCCCCGTCCCCCGCGGCCACCTCCGCCATGGCCATTGCCGAACACGTCGTGTCGATTCTGGCGGGTCGGGCGTGAAACCGATTGCGGACAACAGTCTCTGGGGAGTATTGGCCACCCCGTTCGACGAACTCCTCGCCGTCGACCACGATTCGCTGCGTGCCGAGGTGGCGTCGTTCGCCGGCGACGGCGGACTCCGTCGCGCGCACCGTCGCGGCCGACGCGCTGCACCGGCTGCGCCCGCGGAACTGCTCAGCTTCCATGCGGTGCAAACTCGGCACGGGCCTGGCGTCGCTGACCAACCCGGTGCGCTGATTCAGCGGCACACTCAGCGGCGTTGTACCGCTCCCACCTGGGTCTCTGCCAGCGCGACCGCAGCATCGCGGGCGGCGCTGGCCTCCTCTTCGGTGAGCGTGCGGTCGGGTGCGCGGAATCGCAGCGCCAGAGCCAGTGACTTGCGGCCGTCCCCGATCTGGGGGCCTGTGTAGACGTCGAAGATCCGCACGTCCTCGAGCAGCTCACCGGCCCCGGACCTGACCGCATCGACCACCGCCTGCGCGGCGACGTCGTCATCGACGATGAGCGCGATGTCCTGAAAGACCGCCGGGAACGGCGAAACACCGGGCGCGGGCAGCCTTTCGGTCAACGGCACCGCGTCCAGGTCGATCTCCACGGCGCACATCCCCTTCGGCAGACCCGACCGCTCCACCACAGAGGGATGCAGCTGACCCGCATGCCCGACGACGGTGGATCCCACCAGCACTTCGGCGCACCGGCCGGGATGCCACGGTAGGTACTGCGCAGCACGCAGGGTGAATTCGACACCTGCAGCACGCCCGATGACGCGCACCGCCTCGAAGGCGTCGGCGGCCTCCACCCTCCGTCCGGCGCCCCAGGGTCCCGCGGGTTCGCGCAGACCGGCGAGCACCGCCCCGACGTGCTGGGGTTGGCGGGGCAGCGATGCATCCAGCGTGGCGATCTCCTCGGCGGTTGGCCTGCGGTCGTTGGGGATGCGCTCGATCGCTCTGGTCTCGGCTGTCGGCTCCACCACCTGGGCGATCGCGAACAACGCGGTATCGACGGCGCCGCGGGAGACGTTGCGGCTCAACGCCTCCAGCAATCCGGGCAGCAATGTGGTGGCCAGGTGCGGCCGATCCGACTCGAGCGGGTTGAGCACCTGGGTGGTGGCCCGCCGCGGGTCATCGGCAGGCAGGCCCCACTGATCGAACACGGTTGCGGCCAGGAACGGCGTCGGCAGGATCTCCACGAATCCCTGCAGCGCCAGCGATTTCCCGACTGCGCGCCGACGCTTCTGGGTGGCTGTCAGTCCGCGTCCGGCGGGGGCGGTGGGCAGCACCGAGGGAATCACGTCGAGCCCCTCGAGGCGCATCACCTCCTCGATAAGGTCGGCGGGTTGCCGGATATCGGGACGCCAGCTCGGCGGCGTGGCGGTCACCCGTCCACCGTCGATCTCGACCGTGGCGCCGATCTGGTTCAGTCGCTTCTGAGTCGCACCAGCGGGGTAGTCCACGCCCGCGGTGCGATCGGGCAGATCGAGGGGCATGCTGACCGGAGTGTGGGACCAGTCGTCGCGTGGCGGATCCCCGCGCCAGTCGGTGAGCGTGGAATCCACTGTGCCACCTGCGATATCGGCGAGAAGGGCCGCACAGCGGTCCAGCGCTGCCACTGACACGGCGGGGTCGACGGTGCGCTCGTAGCGGCGGCCAGCTTCGCTGTGCAGACGCAGCCGTCGCTGGGTGCGTGACACCGCAGCGGGATCCCAGACCGCGGCCTCCAGCAGGACATCGGTGGTGCTGTCACGAACCTCGGTGGTTCCGGCGCCCATGACGCCGCCGATCGCGGCGGTCGCAACGTCGTCGACGATCAGGACGTCGGCAGGATCGAGCTTGCGGGTGACATCGTCGAGCGTGACGACAGTCTCCCCCGGTTCGGCGAACCGGACCGTGAAACCACCGGTGATCAGGCTGCGGTCGTGGGCATGCATGGGGTGGCCGAGCTCAAGCATGACGTAGTTGGTCACATCGACGGCCGGGGAGATCGCACGGATTCCGCTGAGCAGCAGTCGCCGCTGGATCCACCAGGGCGACACCGCCTTCGGATCGATGCCGGTGACCGGTCGCAAGCCGAACCGCTGCACGCCGGTACCGGGTTCGATGGTCACCGGCAGTGCATCGCCGTCGGCGGGCAGCGGGGTGACCCGGGCCGGGTCGAAGGCGGGATCGACGAACTCGAGGTCATAGGCGTTGGCGATCTCGCGGGCCATCCCGCGGACCGACAGGCAGTAGCCGCGGTCGG includes the following:
- the pheT gene encoding phenylalanine--tRNA ligase subunit beta, whose translation is MRLPYSWLREIVQAGAPGWDVSPEDLEHALIRIGHEVEDIIPVGPVTGPLTVGRVTEIDELTEFKKPIRAVKVDVGSQNLDGQPRDIVCGATNFAVGDLVVVALPGTVLPGDFTIATRKTYGRTSDGMICSVSELNLGADHSGILVLPPGTAEPGTPASEVLGLDDVVFDLAITPDRGYCLSVRGMAREIANAYDLEFVDPAFDPARVTPLPADGDALPVTIEPGTGVQRFGLRPVTGIDPKAVSPWWIQRRLLLSGIRAISPAVDVTNYVMLELGHPMHAHDRSLITGGFTVRFAEPGETVVTLDDVTRKLDPADVLIVDDVATAAIGGVMGAGTTEVRDSTTDVLLEAAVWDPAAVSRTQRRLRLHSEAGRRYERTVDPAVSVAALDRCAALLADIAGGTVDSTLTDWRGDPPRDDWSHTPVSMPLDLPDRTAGVDYPAGATQKRLNQIGATVEIDGGRVTATPPSWRPDIRQPADLIEEVMRLEGLDVIPSVLPTAPAGRGLTATQKRRRAVGKSLALQGFVEILPTPFLAATVFDQWGLPADDPRRATTQVLNPLESDRPHLATTLLPGLLEALSRNVSRGAVDTALFAIAQVVEPTAETRAIERIPNDRRPTAEEIATLDASLPRQPQHVGAVLAGLREPAGPWGAGRRVEAADAFEAVRVIGRAAGVEFTLRAAQYLPWHPGRCAEVLVGSTVVGHAGQLHPSVVERSGLPKGMCAVEIDLDAVPLTERLPAPGVSPFPAVFQDIALIVDDDVAAQAVVDAVRSGAGELLEDVRIFDVYTGPQIGDGRKSLALALRFRAPDRTLTEEEASAARDAAVALAETQVGAVQRR
- the lhgO gene encoding L-2-hydroxyglutarate oxidase, with amino-acid sequence MRQRVAVIGGGIVGVAVARELLHRQPDADVTVYEKEDRLAAHQTGRNSGVVHAGPYYPPGSAKALLCRRGVGLLEEYCAQHAITRIVCGKVLVALDEADRSRLAGIEERALANGVPGVRTIGAAELRELEPHVRGVAALHSPSTSIVDFAEVTRSLAADAASDGAEILLGHEVTGMRLRATQVVVSWRTAEGAGEQAYDRVIACGGLQSDRLAEMAGDGPDPVIMPFRGEYYALKPHRRGLVNGLVYPVPDPRYPFLGVHVTPRVDGEVLIGPNAVLALAREGYTWKNVSPSDLACIARTPAFWRFARQHWRTGISEMAGSLSKKRFVAAARAYVPELADDDVVPGTAGVRAQALDADGGLVDDFRISVRDRIVVLRNAPSPAATSAMAIAEHVVSILAGRA